A region from the Bacillus sp. Marseille-P3661 genome encodes:
- a CDS encoding FAD-dependent oxidoreductase: MFDIAIIGAGPAGASAALFSAKAGKKTLVLDNDKSMTKRAWMENHYGVEAISGPDLIAVGKKQAGKFEAEFVQATAEDIVKTEKGFKIKTDNGEHEAQHVIVATGVSVDLAEKVGLTTKEGREPRIKTVLDVDANGKTNIEGIWAAGTVAGMSVHTIITAGDGAKVAINVISELNGERYVDHDVFKG, from the coding sequence ATGTTTGATATTGCAATTATTGGAGCTGGTCCTGCAGGAGCTAGTGCTGCATTATTTTCTGCAAAAGCAGGGAAAAAGACATTGGTACTTGATAATGATAAAAGTATGACAAAAAGAGCATGGATGGAGAACCATTATGGGGTTGAAGCAATTTCAGGGCCTGATTTAATTGCTGTTGGTAAAAAGCAAGCTGGTAAATTCGAAGCTGAATTCGTTCAAGCAACCGCGGAAGATATTGTTAAAACAGAAAAGGGTTTTAAAATTAAGACTGATAATGGTGAACATGAAGCACAGCATGTAATTGTTGCTACAGGAGTTTCAGTTGATCTTGCTGAAAAAGTAGGGTTGACTACAAAAGAAGGTAGAGAACCACGTATTAAAACCGTTTTAGATGTAGATGCAAATGGAAAAACAAATATTGAAGGCATTTGGGCTGCAGGTACTGTTGCAGGTATGAGCGTTCATACAATCATTACAGCAGGCGATGGCGCTAAAGTTGCTATTAATGTCATTAGTGAATTGAATGGTGAACGATACGTGGACCATGATGTTTTTAAAGGTTAG
- a CDS encoding DUF4083 family protein → MLSGEISLNIGDLLFQLIMLIIVIGVPLGILFLFVKRKKQNRRMDQIEEKIDQILQYQKKNK, encoded by the coding sequence GTGTTAAGTGGAGAAATAAGTCTAAATATAGGGGACCTATTATTTCAACTGATAATGTTAATCATTGTAATTGGAGTTCCATTAGGAATTCTATTTTTATTTGTAAAAAGAAAAAAACAAAATAGAAGAATGGATCAAATCGAAGAGAAAATAGACCAAATACTGCAGTATCAGAAAAAGAACAAATAA
- the eutH gene encoding ethanolamine utilization protein EutH has translation MGINTFVIYLMVFFLCLGALDKCLGNRWGFGQRFTDGFMAMGPLTLAMVGIVSIAPVLADVLIPIIAPLYEFIGADPASFANTLLAVDMGGYALAQEMAIDPDAALFSWVFLGTMMGPTIVFTIPVALGIIDKQDQPYFANGILLGIITVPLGCLVGGMFAGFNLKMIVINLIPMMIASVLIGVGILKFQNLMIIGFQLFGKVVEIIAVIGLTAIIVETLTGFTIIKNMAPIEEGIQIVGMIAIMLAGAFPMVSFISFAFKKHLTKFGSILNINNTSTAGLIASLAHVIPMFSMFRDMEPKGKVINTAFAVSGAFVFGGHLGFVAGMNKEMAFAMIIGKLISGITAVLLAVVTLNRKDITK, from the coding sequence ATGGGAATTAACACTTTTGTTATTTATCTAATGGTTTTTTTTCTTTGCCTTGGCGCACTTGATAAATGCTTAGGGAATAGGTGGGGTTTCGGGCAACGATTTACGGACGGTTTTATGGCAATGGGGCCTTTGACACTTGCAATGGTGGGGATCGTTTCGATAGCCCCAGTATTAGCGGATGTATTAATTCCAATTATTGCTCCTCTATATGAATTTATTGGTGCAGATCCTGCTAGTTTTGCAAATACATTACTTGCAGTAGATATGGGTGGGTATGCGTTAGCTCAAGAAATGGCAATAGATCCTGATGCAGCTTTATTTTCGTGGGTATTTTTAGGTACAATGATGGGGCCAACGATTGTTTTTACAATTCCAGTTGCATTGGGGATTATTGATAAACAGGATCAACCTTATTTTGCAAATGGAATTCTTCTAGGAATTATAACGGTACCGTTAGGTTGTTTAGTTGGAGGAATGTTTGCAGGTTTTAATTTAAAGATGATCGTAATAAATCTAATTCCAATGATGATTGCTTCTGTATTAATTGGAGTTGGGATTTTGAAATTTCAAAACCTAATGATTATAGGGTTTCAGCTTTTCGGTAAGGTTGTTGAAATTATTGCAGTTATAGGACTAACAGCCATAATAGTTGAAACATTAACTGGATTTACGATTATTAAAAATATGGCACCAATTGAAGAAGGAATTCAAATTGTCGGGATGATCGCCATTATGCTTGCAGGTGCATTTCCAATGGTATCATTCATTTCATTTGCTTTTAAAAAGCATTTAACAAAGTTTGGTTCAATATTAAACATCAATAATACATCAACCGCTGGATTAATCGCATCGCTTGCACATGTGATTCCCATGTTTTCAATGTTTAGAGACATGGAGCCTAAAGGGAAAGTAATCAATACTGCTTTTGCAGTTAGTGGTGCATTCGTATTTGGAGGCCATCTTGGATTTGTTGCGGGTATGAATAAGGAAATGGCTTTTGCAATGATCATAGGGAAGTTAATCTCAGGTATTACTGCTGTTCTTTTAGCAGTTGTCACATTAAACCGTAAAGATATAACAAAGTGA
- a CDS encoding Fur-regulated basic protein FbpA, with amino-acid sequence MLTQNDINKDYIIDILLNNGLFKMPDGRQLYEATEKELKKELCTKTHNQYEFCSIL; translated from the coding sequence ATGTTAACACAAAATGACATAAATAAAGATTACATCATCGACATCCTTTTAAATAATGGATTATTTAAAATGCCTGATGGTCGTCAATTGTACGAAGCAACCGAAAAAGAGCTAAAAAAAGAGCTTTGTACAAAAACACATAATCAATATGAATTTTGTTCAATATTATAA
- a CDS encoding SOS response-associated peptidase has product MCGRFTLSIPLDEIIDFFDLVNGVNIMYEPSYNIAPSQDVLAVVSDGENLKGGLLKWGLVPSWSKDPSVGYKMINARAETLEQKVSFRKLLRQRRCIIVADGFYEWKKDSNGEKQPFRMTLTNNNPIAFAGLWDRSLINDIEYTTCTIITTSSNPLMKPIHDRMPVILSEDATAKWLDRRNQDPIELKKLLVPFDANEMKAYKVSSIVNTPKNNNIECIEPLA; this is encoded by the coding sequence ATGTGCGGTCGCTTTACCTTATCGATACCATTGGATGAAATCATAGACTTTTTTGATTTAGTCAATGGTGTAAACATTATGTATGAGCCTAGCTATAATATTGCACCGAGCCAGGATGTATTAGCCGTTGTCTCTGATGGTGAAAACTTGAAAGGTGGATTACTAAAGTGGGGATTAGTTCCTTCATGGTCAAAGGATCCATCAGTTGGGTATAAAATGATTAATGCAAGGGCAGAAACATTAGAACAAAAGGTTAGCTTTAGAAAGCTTTTAAGACAGAGACGTTGTATTATTGTTGCTGACGGTTTTTATGAGTGGAAAAAAGATAGTAATGGTGAAAAACAACCCTTTAGAATGACGTTAACTAATAATAATCCTATTGCTTTTGCAGGCTTATGGGATCGGAGTCTAATTAATGATATTGAGTACACAACTTGTACAATAATAACAACTAGTTCAAATCCATTGATGAAACCTATCCATGATCGTATGCCGGTCATTCTTTCTGAAGATGCGACTGCGAAGTGGCTTGATCGGCGAAATCAAGATCCAATAGAGTTAAAAAAACTGCTTGTGCCATTCGACGCTAATGAGATGAAAGCGTATAAAGTATCATCAATCGTAAATACACCTAAGAATAATAATATAGAATGTATTGAACCATTAGCATAA
- a CDS encoding SDR family oxidoreductase: MKVFVVGANGQIGQHLIRILTNSSDHTVRAMVRKPEQVETIENLGAEAVIANLEGTVDEIARAADGCDAIVFTAGSGGKTGPDKTLLVDLDGAVKTVEAAEKAGIQRFIMVSAIQAHNRNNWSDAIKPYFVAKHYADRMLVASSLTYTIIRPGGLTNDPGTGKVSIAENLPRNIIPREDVARTIATVLNENNTFNKAFDLVSGETEISVAIKSI, translated from the coding sequence TTGAAAGTATTTGTAGTAGGAGCTAACGGTCAGATTGGACAGCATCTTATCCGCATTTTAACTAACAGTAGTGATCATACCGTTAGAGCAATGGTTCGAAAACCTGAGCAAGTAGAGACTATTGAAAATTTAGGGGCAGAAGCGGTAATTGCAAACCTTGAGGGAACGGTTGATGAAATTGCAAGAGCTGCTGATGGTTGTGATGCAATTGTTTTTACCGCAGGGTCAGGTGGTAAAACAGGGCCTGATAAAACGCTGCTAGTCGATTTGGATGGAGCTGTTAAAACTGTAGAGGCGGCAGAAAAAGCAGGTATACAACGGTTTATAATGGTAAGTGCAATACAAGCGCATAATAGAAACAATTGGAGCGATGCCATTAAGCCATATTTCGTGGCTAAACATTATGCAGATCGGATGCTCGTAGCAAGCAGCTTGACGTATACCATTATTCGTCCAGGAGGATTAACGAATGATCCTGGAACCGGAAAAGTTTCAATTGCTGAGAATTTACCGCGGAATATTATACCTCGAGAAGATGTTGCCCGAACTATAGCAACTGTCTTAAATGAAAATAATACATTTAATAAAGCATTTGATCTTGTTTCCGGTGAAACTGAAATTTCCGTTGCTATAAAATCAATTTAG
- a CDS encoding manganese-dependent inorganic pyrophosphatase: MDKVFIFGHKNPDTDSICSALAYADLKTKLGMNVEPIRLGSVNEETQYALNQFNAEAPRLVEKVAQEVKNVILVDHNERQQSADDITDVRILEVIDHHRIANFETSDPLYYRAEPVGCTATILNKMYKENGIQIEKNIAGLMLSAIISDSLLFKSPTCTDQDVAAARELAEIAEVDANSYGLEMLKAGADLSKKSVKELITLDAKEFQMGNYKVEVAQVNTVDTNDVFSRQNEVEAELTSVISEKKLDLFLFVVTDILTNDSTVIALGNKADAVEKAYNVKLDNNTAVLKGVVSRKKQIVPVLTDTLSK; encoded by the coding sequence ATGGATAAAGTATTTATTTTTGGCCATAAGAATCCTGATACGGATTCAATTTGTTCTGCGCTTGCGTATGCTGATTTAAAAACTAAATTAGGCATGAATGTTGAACCGATTCGTTTAGGATCTGTGAATGAAGAGACTCAGTATGCACTTAATCAATTTAATGCCGAAGCTCCACGCTTAGTTGAGAAGGTAGCACAAGAAGTGAAAAATGTAATTTTAGTCGATCACAATGAACGCCAACAAAGTGCGGATGATATAACTGATGTTCGCATATTAGAGGTCATTGATCATCACCGTATCGCTAATTTTGAAACAAGTGATCCTTTATACTATCGTGCTGAACCAGTAGGTTGTACAGCTACTATCCTTAATAAAATGTATAAAGAAAATGGGATTCAAATCGAAAAGAATATTGCAGGATTAATGTTATCTGCAATAATTTCAGACTCTTTATTATTCAAATCTCCTACTTGTACAGATCAGGATGTTGCAGCAGCTCGCGAGTTAGCTGAGATCGCAGAAGTAGATGCAAATAGCTATGGTTTAGAAATGCTTAAAGCAGGTGCTGATCTGAGTAAGAAATCAGTAAAAGAATTAATCACACTTGATGCAAAAGAATTTCAGATGGGAAATTACAAGGTTGAGGTTGCTCAAGTTAATACAGTAGATACTAACGATGTTTTTTCTCGTCAAAACGAAGTAGAAGCTGAGTTAACTTCAGTTATCTCTGAAAAGAAACTTGATTTGTTCTTATTTGTGGTAACGGATATTTTAACGAACGATTCCACAGTTATTGCACTTGGAAATAAAGCAGACGCTGTTGAAAAAGCATATAATGTTAAGCTAGACAATAACACAGCCGTACTAAAAGGTGTAGTTTCACGTAAAAAGCAAATTGTTCCAGTCTTAACAGATACCCTTTCTAAGTAA
- a CDS encoding DoxX family protein, with protein sequence MVVKWLRENNIAAGLLVLFRLYLGYQWIHGGWGKVTGGFDASGFLQGAIGKASGDHPAVQAWWAGFLEGFALPNVGLFNILVPWGELLVGIALILGTFTTFAALMGATMNFAFLFSGTVSTNAQMVLLTLFILVAGANAGKFGLDRYILPFIRKAMNKEDKVHKATV encoded by the coding sequence ATGGTAGTCAAATGGTTAAGAGAAAATAACATAGCTGCCGGTTTACTGGTATTATTTAGATTATATTTAGGTTATCAATGGATACATGGTGGTTGGGGTAAAGTAACAGGTGGGTTTGATGCAAGTGGATTTTTACAAGGTGCAATTGGTAAAGCAAGTGGCGATCATCCGGCTGTTCAAGCATGGTGGGCTGGTTTTCTAGAAGGATTTGCACTTCCAAATGTAGGCTTATTCAATATTTTAGTACCATGGGGTGAATTATTAGTAGGGATTGCATTAATTCTTGGAACGTTTACTACTTTCGCAGCTCTAATGGGTGCAACTATGAACTTCGCGTTCTTATTTAGTGGAACAGTTAGCACAAACGCACAAATGGTATTATTAACACTATTCATTCTTGTTGCAGGTGCTAATGCAGGTAAATTTGGTTTAGATCGTTACATCTTGCCTTTCATTCGTAAAGCAATGAATAAAGAAGATAAAGTTCATAAAGCAACAGTTTAA
- a CDS encoding S1C family serine protease: MGYYKPYKSKLSKYSKPLLLGSLIGIVLTAFSFLLYFNPLMKSEQKVVAEQVNDNSGAIEKNFLSYDNTYMSIPRAVEKVDDAVVSITNYQNMNYFTLEPQKAGIGSGVIYKKAKNKAYIVTNYHVIDGGEKLEVTLSDGTKLPAELVGGDIFTDLAVLKIDGEHVSEIANLGSSDNLTLGEPVIAIGSPLGDAFSGSVTQGILSGKERTIPVDINKDGKPDWQADVIQTDAAINPGNSGGALVNIVGEVIGINSMKIAQDSVEGIGFAIPISIAKPVINDLERYREVKRPYLGISLETLSNIPTFHWTETFRLPDDVKKGVAILEVVPNSPAARAGLNQYDIIVALDDKDITNDVDLRKYIYTKKKIGEEITIKYYRNGKEKTTELTLVPQNSY; encoded by the coding sequence ATGGGTTACTATAAGCCTTATAAATCAAAACTTAGCAAATATTCTAAACCATTACTTTTAGGTAGCTTGATTGGTATTGTATTAACTGCATTTTCTTTCTTACTCTATTTCAATCCGTTGATGAAATCGGAACAAAAGGTAGTTGCTGAGCAAGTAAATGATAACAGTGGTGCAATAGAAAAAAATTTTCTAAGCTATGATAATACGTATATGAGTATACCTAGGGCAGTTGAAAAGGTAGATGATGCTGTTGTCAGTATAACGAACTATCAAAATATGAATTATTTTACCCTTGAACCACAAAAAGCAGGAATTGGCTCTGGTGTCATTTACAAAAAAGCTAAGAATAAAGCCTATATCGTAACAAACTACCATGTAATAGACGGTGGTGAAAAATTGGAAGTAACATTAAGTGACGGCACGAAATTACCAGCTGAACTTGTAGGTGGTGATATATTTACTGATTTAGCTGTTTTAAAAATTGATGGTGAACATGTAAGCGAAATTGCAAATCTAGGATCTTCAGACAATTTAACCCTCGGTGAACCGGTCATTGCGATTGGAAGTCCATTGGGAGATGCTTTTTCAGGTTCGGTAACTCAAGGAATTTTAAGTGGTAAAGAAAGAACAATTCCTGTGGATATAAATAAAGATGGCAAGCCCGATTGGCAGGCAGATGTAATTCAAACGGATGCTGCAATTAATCCCGGGAATAGTGGGGGGGCTTTAGTTAATATAGTTGGGGAAGTAATTGGAATTAATTCGATGAAGATAGCTCAAGATTCAGTAGAAGGAATTGGTTTTGCTATTCCCATTTCAATAGCAAAGCCGGTCATTAATGACCTTGAACGTTATCGAGAAGTAAAAAGGCCTTACCTAGGAATAAGCTTAGAAACGTTGTCAAATATTCCGACCTTTCATTGGACCGAAACGTTTCGTTTACCTGACGATGTTAAAAAAGGAGTCGCAATTTTAGAGGTCGTTCCCAATTCACCAGCAGCAAGAGCGGGGCTTAATCAATATGATATTATCGTTGCACTTGATGATAAAGACATAACAAACGATGTTGATCTTAGGAAATATATATACACTAAAAAGAAAATTGGTGAAGAAATAACGATAAAATATTATCGAAATGGTAAGGAAAAAACAACGGAATTGACATTAGTACCTCAAAACTCTTATTAA
- a CDS encoding ATP-binding protein — translation MAKKTIISLYIIFSIIWILTTDFIIAQFVPGHLAEIIETTKEFIYVIITGSFLYFIFIKTKELNQVKETEKRLSTLINSMVDFVNFKDGEGRWIEANQFGLQLFQLENVQYRGKTDLELAEYTSFYHDALKNCHESDEIAWMNAKSTRFEEVVALPNDTQKTFDTIKIPLFHPDGTRKGLVIIGRDVTSLRLAEEKLRQSEKLSIVGELAASVAHEIRNPLTSLKGFVQLLPREDSNQQYYDIMHDELKRINDIVDELLLLAKPQKLHFKEADIQKILDDVLALLSIQARQSNIELHSDGENKIELIECEPNQLKQVLINLIKNAIEASKNGGKVTISLNKDDKDHVIIIIKDNGCGISKERLAKIGEPFYSSKEKGTGLGLTVSFNIVQAHNGTIKFTSVPDHGTEVSIRLPVHPIKI, via the coding sequence ATGGCAAAAAAAACGATAATAAGTCTCTATATAATTTTTAGTATTATATGGATTTTAACTACTGATTTTATAATAGCTCAATTTGTTCCAGGTCATCTTGCCGAAATCATTGAAACTACTAAAGAATTTATTTATGTGATAATTACAGGTAGCTTTCTGTATTTTATTTTTATAAAAACTAAAGAATTAAACCAAGTAAAAGAAACTGAGAAACGTCTATCGACCTTAATAAATTCGATGGTCGACTTTGTCAATTTTAAAGATGGTGAAGGTAGATGGATTGAAGCGAATCAGTTTGGTCTACAGTTATTTCAGCTTGAAAATGTTCAATATCGAGGAAAAACAGATCTAGAACTTGCAGAATACACTAGCTTTTATCATGATGCCCTAAAAAACTGTCACGAATCAGACGAGATTGCTTGGATGAATGCAAAAAGCACACGTTTCGAAGAAGTTGTTGCATTACCGAATGACACTCAGAAAACCTTCGATACAATTAAGATCCCTTTATTTCATCCAGATGGCACAAGGAAAGGTCTAGTTATAATTGGCAGAGATGTCACAAGTTTAAGATTAGCTGAAGAAAAGCTGCGACAATCAGAGAAGTTATCTATAGTAGGTGAATTGGCAGCTAGTGTCGCACACGAAATTAGAAACCCTCTTACTTCATTAAAGGGATTTGTTCAACTATTACCTCGAGAAGATAGCAACCAACAGTATTATGATATTATGCATGATGAGTTAAAACGAATTAACGATATTGTAGACGAATTATTACTTCTTGCTAAGCCACAAAAGTTGCATTTTAAAGAAGCAGACATTCAAAAAATACTTGATGATGTTCTTGCCTTATTATCAATTCAAGCAAGGCAAAGTAATATAGAGCTTCACTCTGATGGCGAAAATAAGATTGAGCTGATTGAATGTGAACCCAATCAGTTAAAACAGGTTTTAATAAACTTAATTAAAAATGCTATCGAAGCTTCGAAGAATGGCGGAAAAGTTACTATCTCTTTAAATAAAGATGATAAAGACCATGTAATAATCATTATTAAAGACAATGGCTGTGGCATTTCAAAAGAAAGATTGGCGAAAATAGGAGAACCATTTTATTCATCAAAAGAAAAAGGCACTGGACTAGGCTTAACCGTAAGTTTTAATATTGTCCAAGCTCACAATGGAACCATTAAGTTCACAAGTGTTCCTGATCATGGTACTGAAGTGAGCATTCGGTTACCTGTTCACCCAATCAAAATTTGA